A stretch of the Perca fluviatilis chromosome 17, GENO_Pfluv_1.0, whole genome shotgun sequence genome encodes the following:
- the LOC120545688 gene encoding tripartite motif-containing protein 16-like produces MAQKGVQLDRETFSCSICLDLLKDPVTTPCGHSYCMNCIKSHWDGEDRNYSYSCPQCRQSFTLRPVLLKNTMLADLVEELKKTGLQAAPAYHCYAGAEDVACDVCTGRKLKAHKSCLICLASFCEKHLQPHYESAPLKKHKLVEPSKKLLENVCSRHDEVMKMFCRTDHQLICYLCSVEEHKGHDTVSSAAETSERQRELEGSRQNIQQRIQDREKDVKLLQQQVEAINRSANKAVEDSEKIFTELIRLLEKRSSDVKQQVRSQQKSEVSRVKELQEKLEQEITELKRKDAELKKLSHTEDHNQFLHNYPSLSPLSQSTSSIHIRPLSCFEDVTAAVSEVRDKLQDVLTEKWTNISLTGNEVDVLLPQPESKTRAGFLKYSREITLDPNTAYIQLLLSEGNRKATFMLQQQSYSSHPDRFTNWWQVLSRESLTGCCYWEVERRGGVYVAVAYKDISRAGRSDECGFGRNDKSWALYCNNNSYTFYYNKVQTPVSGPVSSRLGVYLDHSAGILSFYSVSETMTLLHRVQTTFTQPLYAGLMFDFWGLVSTFGASAELSKLK; encoded by the coding sequence atggcgcagaaaggagttcagctggaccgggaaaccttctcttgttcaatctgtctggatttactgaaggatccggtgactactccctgtggacacagctactgcatgaactgtattaaaagccactggGATGGAGAGGATCGTAACTACAGCTACAGCTGTCCTCAGTGCAGGCAGAGCTTCACGCTgaggcctgtcctgctgaaaaacaccatgttagcagatttagtggaggagctgaagaagactggactccaagctgctcctgcttatcactgctatgctggagctgaagatgtggcctgtgatgtctgcaccgggagaaaactcaaagcaCACAAGTCCTGTCTGATCTGTCTGGCTTCTTTCTGTGAAAAACACCTTCAGCCTCATTATGAATCAGCTCCattaaagaaacacaagctggtggagccgtccaagaagctcctggagaacgtctgctctcgtcatgatgaggtgatgaagatgttctgccgtactgatcaccagcttatctgttatctctgctctgtggaggaacataaaggccacgaTACAGTCTCATCTGCAGCAGAGACAagtgagaggcagagagagctcgaggggagtcgacaaaacatccagcagagaatccaggacagagagaaagatgtgaagctgcttcaacagcaggTGGAGGCCATCAATCGCTCTGCTaataaagcagtggaggacagtgagaagatcttcactgagctgatccgtctcctggagaaaagaagctctgatgtgaagcagcaggtcagatcccagcagaaaagtgaagtgagtcgagtcaaagagcttcaggagaagctggagcaggagatcactgagctgaagaggaaagacgctgagctgaagaagctctcacacacagaggatcacaaccagtttctacacaactacccctcactgtcaccactcagccaatctacatccagcatccatatccgtcctctgagctgctttgaggacgtgacagcggccgtgtcagaagtcagagataaactacaggacgtTCTGACAGAGAAGTGGACAAACATCTCActgacaggaaatgaagtggacgttttactgccacaaccagagtccaagaccagagctggattcctaaaatattcacgtgaaatcacactggatccaaacacagcatACATACAGCTAttattatctgaggggaacaggaaagcaacatTCATGTTGCAACAACAGTCTTACtctagtcacccagacagattcactaACTGGTggcaggtcctgagtagagagagtctgactggatgttgttactgggaggtggagaggagaggaggagtttatgtagcagtcgcatacaaggatatcagcagagcagggaGGTCGGATGAATGTGGATTTGGACGaaatgacaaatcttgggcGTTATATTGTAACAACAAcagttatacattttattataaCAAAGTCCAAACTCCTGTCTCAGGTCCTGTGTCCTCCAGactaggagtgtacctggatcacagtgcaggtattctgtccttctacagcgtctctgaaaccatgactctcctccacagagtccagaccacattcactcagccgctcTATGCTGGACTAATGTTTGATTTTTGGGGCCTTGTCTCGACTTTTGGAGCCTCTGCTGAGTTGTctaaactgaaatag
- the LOC120545689 gene encoding caspase-3-like, producing MDDSGECNRAVLVSVAQFVPGVSLGRRPGADKDTKTLHRTLSKLGFKVDIHSDLSGDEIYQLFLKESRRPVKDCFLAVLSSHGDEGCVFGADGKPVQLCRLFSYFDNENMEKKAKVFLVQACRGGGLDDGVEVDSAGDSRDFSQHLSIPVDTAVMYATPPGYGAFMHPLGSVFLQTFCTLLKEDGNRNLELTRLMTRLSHRVAYSFQAKGKFAGKKEMPCLVTRLTREVFPFAEPRKDSGAAELSATSLLDTQHVSTRTPSIS from the exons ATGGATGACAGCGGGGAGTGTAACCGGGCAGTGCTGGTGTCTGTGGCCCAGTTTGTCCCTGGTgtgagtctggggaggaggccTGGAGCCGACAAGGACACCAAGACTCTCCACCGCACCCTCAGCAAGCTGGGCTTCAAGGTGGACATCCACAGTGACCTGAGCGGGGACGAGATCTACCAGCTGTTTCTGAAAG agagCCGGCGGCCTGTGAAGGACTGTTTTCTGGCCGTCTTGTCGTCTCACGGGGACGAGGGATGCGTGTTCGGGGCTGATGGGAAACCCGTCCAACTGTGTCGTCTCTTTTCATATTTTGACAACGAAAACATGGAGAAGAAGGCCAAAGTGTTCCTCGTACAG gcgtgTCGGGGAGGTGGTCTGGATGACGGTGTGGAGGTGGATTCAGCTGGTGACAGCAGAGACTTCTCACAGCATCTCTCTATTCCTGTAGACACAGCTGTGATGTACGCCACGCCgccag GTTACGGGGCGTTCATGCACCCACTCGGATCCGTCTTCCTCCAGACGTTCTGCACTTTATTAAAGGAGGACGGCAACCGTAACCTGGAGCTGACGCGCCTGATGACCCGCCTCTCCCACCGGGTGGCCTACAGCTTCCAGGCCAAAGGGAAGTTCGCTGGGAAGAAAGAGATGCCGTGCCTCGTCACACGCCTGACCAGAGAAGTGTTCCCGTTCGCTGAGCCGAGGAAAGACAGCGGCGCCGCGGAGCTCTCGGCCACCTCGCTGCTCGACACTCAACACGTGTCCACACGCACTCCTTCCATCAGTTAG